In Lutra lutra chromosome 5, mLutLut1.2, whole genome shotgun sequence, a single genomic region encodes these proteins:
- the LOC125101244 gene encoding olfactory receptor 2M3-like yields MEWENQTFNSEFILLGIFNSSSIHIVLFSLVLGIFTVAFIGNTVMILLIYLDNQLHTPMYFLLSQLSLMDLMLICTTVPKMAFNYLSGRKSISLVGCGAQIFLYVSLLGAECFLLATMAYDRYVAICHPLRYSVLMNQKICCIMVVSSWIVGFLDGIIVITVALSFPYCGAREIPHFFCDVPALLTLSCTDTLLFERLMFICCVIMLLFPVAVIIASYVRVIMTVIHMASGEGRQKAFATCSSHLMVVGMYYGAAMFIYMRPVSDRSPTQDKMVSAFYTILTPMLNPLIYSLRNKEVARAFMKVLGKSKSGEQIT; encoded by the coding sequence atggaatgggagaatcaGACTTTCAATTCGGAATTCATCTTATTGGGAATCTTCAATAGcagctccatccacatcgtccTCTTCTCTCTGGTCTTGGGCATCTTCACAGTGGCCTTCATTGGTAATACTGTCATGATTCTCCTCATCTACCTGGACAATCAGCTTCACACACCCATGTATTTCCTCCTCAGTCAACTATCCCTCATGGACCTCATGCTCATCTGCACCACTGTACCCAAGATGGCTTTCAATTACTTGTCTGGAAGGAAGTCCATCTCTCTGGTGGGTTGTGGAGCCCAGATATTCTTATACGTATCCCTGCTTGGAGCAGAATGTTTCCTGTTAGCTACCATGGCCTATGACCGTTATGTAGCCATTTGTCACCCATTACGATACTCAGTTCTCATGAACCAGAAAATCTGTTGTATTATGGTTGTTTCTTCCTGGATTGTTGGGTTTCTTGATGGTATAATTGTCATTACAGTTGCACTGTCCTTCCCATATTGTGGTGCCCGAGAAATACCCCACTTTTTCTGTGATGTCCCTGCCCTTCTCACTCTCTCATGCACTGATACATTACTATTTGAAAGACTAATGTTTATTTGTTGTGTAATTATGCTTCTATTTCCTGTAGCAGTAATCATTGCTTCCTATGTTCGTGTTATTATGACTGTCATTCACATGGCATCTGGAGAGGGTCGCCAAAAAGCTTTTGCTACCTGTTCCTCCCACCTCATGGTGGTAGGAATGTACTATGGAGCagctatgtttatatatatgcgGCCTGTTTCTGATCGTTCCCCCACCCAGGACAAGATGGTGTCAGCCTTCTATACCATCCTTACTCCCATGCTAAACCCCCTCATCTACAGCCTCCGCAACAAAGAAGTGGCCAGAGCATTCATGAAGGTGCTGGGAAAGAGCAAGTCTGGAGAGCAAATTAcctaa